One window from the genome of Candidatus Methylomirabilota bacterium encodes:
- a CDS encoding RidA family protein has product MIIEKKLDALGLTLFDVDRQYRANASGARFMSHLTVNNVLYLSGTTPVKDGAPHLTGVVGAELSIEQGYEAARYALLSSLAVVKYALGDLDRVQQAVQLIGFVNSAPGFAQQPRVINGATDLLVELYGDRGKPTRAAIGCQGLALNHSVEVVLTVLFSGDGVTPPLARDHYVK; this is encoded by the coding sequence ATGATCATCGAGAAGAAGCTCGACGCGCTCGGCCTCACGCTGTTCGACGTGGATCGGCAATATCGCGCCAATGCTTCCGGCGCGCGCTTCATGTCTCACTTGACCGTCAACAACGTGCTCTATCTCTCGGGCACCACGCCGGTGAAGGACGGCGCGCCGCATCTCACCGGCGTCGTCGGCGCGGAGCTGTCGATCGAGCAGGGCTACGAGGCGGCGCGTTACGCGCTGCTCTCGAGCCTGGCCGTCGTCAAGTACGCGCTGGGCGATCTCGATCGCGTGCAGCAGGCGGTGCAGCTCATCGGCTTCGTGAACTCGGCGCCCGGCTTCGCCCAGCAGCCCCGCGTGATCAACGGCGCCACCGATCTCCTGGTCGAGCTGTACGGCGACCGCGGCAAGCCCACGCGCGCGGCCATCGGCTGCCAGGGCCTCGCCCTGAATCATTCCGTCGAGGTCGTGCTCACCGTGCTCTTCTCCGGCGACGGGGTCACGCCGCCGCTGGCGCGCGATCACTACGTGAAGTAG
- a CDS encoding aromatic-ring-hydroxylating dioxygenase subunit beta: MLAERVTQLNAAYARAIDDDRLEQWPEFFTDPCLYKITSADNYRRGLEAGLVYADTRGMLQDRVAALREANIYERQVYRHLVGLPAISADADGAVRAETPFLVVRVMRDGTMDLFATGRYVDTMVDEGGALRFRERLVVCDSSRVDTLLAIPL; the protein is encoded by the coding sequence GTGCTGGCCGAGCGGGTCACCCAGCTCAACGCCGCCTACGCGCGCGCGATCGACGACGACCGGCTCGAGCAGTGGCCGGAGTTCTTCACCGATCCGTGTCTCTACAAGATCACCTCGGCCGACAACTACCGCCGCGGCCTCGAGGCGGGCCTCGTGTACGCCGACACGCGCGGGATGCTGCAGGACCGCGTGGCCGCGCTCCGCGAGGCCAACATCTACGAGCGGCAGGTCTATCGCCACCTGGTCGGCCTCCCCGCCATCAGCGCCGACGCCGACGGCGCGGTGCGCGCCGAGACGCCGTTCCTGGTGGTGCGGGTGATGCGCGACGGGACGATGGATCTGTTCGCCACCGGCCGCTACGTCGACACCATGGTGGACGAGGGCGGCGCGCTCCGCTTCCGGGAGCGGCTGGTGGTCTGCGACAGCAGTCGCGTGGACACGCTCCTCGCGATCCCGCTCTGA